One Candidatus Binatia bacterium genomic region harbors:
- a CDS encoding acyl-CoA/acyl-ACP dehydrogenase has translation MNLEFSDDQKFVQTTAREFLTANATLQVDRAVFESDASYDEGLWKKVAEMGWLGTTVPESYGGTGLGYLELVLLAQEMGRSLAPIPFASSVYGATEAILLCGTEEQKQKWLPLLSSGERIGCVAFSEALGDSDAKSLEVRVSGDTISGTKTPVLDGDIADLAVVLVGEGEGASLVLVDLAGDGIERKKLNSLDASRSQAEIVFSSASFERLGAAGEGEATFERLMDRMAILLAFEQIGGAERALEISVEYVKERFAFGRAIGSFQAVKHRLADFYARNQIAVSNGYWAAWALSTDDPELPMAACNLRVASSDAFVLGAEDMIQVHGGVGFTWEFDCHLFYRRAKVLAATLGSPGTWREKLITRIEASEAA, from the coding sequence ATGAATCTGGAATTCTCGGACGATCAGAAGTTCGTGCAGACAACAGCGCGCGAATTCTTGACGGCAAATGCGACTTTGCAGGTCGACCGTGCCGTCTTCGAATCAGACGCGTCCTACGACGAAGGTCTATGGAAGAAGGTAGCCGAGATGGGATGGCTGGGCACGACGGTGCCCGAATCTTACGGCGGTACCGGACTTGGCTACCTGGAGCTTGTTTTGCTCGCTCAGGAAATGGGTCGTTCGCTCGCACCAATCCCATTTGCTTCTTCCGTTTATGGAGCCACCGAAGCGATTCTTCTTTGCGGGACCGAGGAGCAAAAACAGAAATGGTTGCCGTTACTGAGCTCCGGTGAACGCATTGGATGCGTCGCTTTTTCCGAGGCTCTCGGAGACAGCGATGCCAAGAGCCTCGAGGTTCGCGTGAGCGGCGATACGATCAGCGGAACCAAAACGCCGGTTCTCGATGGTGATATTGCCGATTTGGCAGTCGTTCTGGTCGGCGAAGGGGAGGGCGCTTCTCTGGTGCTGGTCGATCTCGCAGGCGACGGTATCGAGCGCAAGAAACTCAACTCTCTGGACGCCAGCCGCTCGCAGGCCGAGATCGTTTTCTCTTCGGCTTCGTTCGAGCGATTGGGTGCGGCGGGCGAAGGCGAGGCGACCTTCGAGCGATTGATGGATCGCATGGCGATCCTGTTGGCATTCGAGCAGATTGGTGGCGCGGAACGCGCTTTGGAAATCTCTGTCGAGTACGTCAAGGAAAGGTTTGCTTTCGGTCGTGCCATTGGATCTTTTCAGGCGGTCAAGCATCGCCTCGCAGACTTCTATGCACGCAATCAAATTGCGGTTTCCAATGGATATTGGGCGGCATGGGCACTTTCGACCGACGATCCGGAGTTGCCAATGGCCGCTTGTAACCTGCGGGTCGCTTCGAGCGACGCCTTTGTCCTCGGCGCCGAAGACATGATCCAGGTGCACGGTGGCGTAGGCTTCACCTGGGAGTTCGATTGCCATTTATTCTATCGCCGCGCAAAGGTTCTCGCGGCGACGTTGGGTTCTCCGGGAACCTGGCGTGAAAAACTTATTACGCGCATTGAAGCGTCAGAAGCAGCTTGA
- a CDS encoding acyl-CoA dehydrogenase family protein: MNFEDSPEESLFRDRCREWLSANAEPLVEGSKSSAAERTDEEYVAMAKEWQAKKYDAGWACLTWPKDCGGQGMGRMEQIIWNQEESKFRAVMDVYLIGHGMLGPTIMAHGTPEQKERFLPNMARGSEIWCQLFSEPSAGSDLAGLRMSAVRDGDDWVINGQKIWTSGAQYSDWGMIVTRTDPDAPKHKGLTYFIVNMKSPGVEIRPIKQINGGEAFNEVFFTDVRVSDAQRLGEVGQGWGVALTTLMNERVAIGGGGGGGQFKKLLDLARRSRRHGKAAIEDGSVRARLADIYIAQKGIQYTGYRTLSALLSGATPGPEGSIAKAIGAPLGQQTASFAMELQGESGALLDESAEDDGIWQQAYLGSPGLRIAGGTDEVLRNIIAERVLGLPPELRIDKTVPFRELPTGPKS, translated from the coding sequence ATGAATTTTGAAGATTCCCCAGAAGAAAGTCTTTTTCGTGATCGATGCCGCGAGTGGCTGTCCGCGAACGCGGAGCCTCTGGTCGAGGGTAGCAAATCCTCGGCAGCGGAAAGGACAGATGAAGAGTATGTCGCCATGGCCAAGGAATGGCAGGCGAAAAAATATGATGCGGGATGGGCCTGCCTGACGTGGCCGAAGGATTGTGGCGGTCAGGGAATGGGGCGCATGGAACAGATCATCTGGAACCAGGAAGAGAGCAAGTTCCGCGCGGTTATGGATGTCTACCTGATCGGGCACGGGATGCTGGGACCCACGATCATGGCGCATGGGACCCCGGAACAAAAGGAGCGCTTCCTCCCCAATATGGCGCGGGGTAGCGAGATCTGGTGCCAGCTCTTCAGTGAGCCCTCGGCCGGATCGGATCTCGCCGGCCTGCGTATGTCGGCGGTCCGCGATGGCGACGACTGGGTGATCAACGGTCAGAAGATCTGGACCAGCGGTGCGCAGTATTCGGACTGGGGCATGATCGTGACCCGGACCGACCCGGATGCGCCCAAACATAAGGGTTTGACGTATTTCATCGTGAATATGAAATCGCCCGGCGTCGAAATTCGTCCCATCAAGCAGATCAACGGGGGAGAGGCTTTCAATGAAGTCTTTTTCACCGATGTTCGTGTTTCGGATGCCCAGCGCCTTGGTGAGGTTGGCCAGGGTTGGGGTGTCGCCCTGACGACATTGATGAACGAGCGTGTCGCTATCGGCGGTGGCGGTGGTGGCGGCCAGTTCAAGAAATTGCTGGATTTGGCGCGCAGGTCGCGTCGCCACGGTAAAGCAGCCATCGAAGATGGGAGCGTCCGCGCCCGATTGGCAGATATTTATATCGCCCAGAAAGGGATCCAATATACCGGATACCGAACCCTGTCGGCCCTGCTCAGTGGCGCGACACCCGGGCCTGAGGGTTCTATTGCGAAGGCCATCGGTGCCCCCTTGGGGCAGCAGACAGCCTCTTTCGCAATGGAATTGCAGGGTGAGTCCGGAGCATTGCTGGACGAGTCGGCTGAAGACGACGGTATCTGGCAGCAGGCCTATCTCGGTTCGCCGGGCCTGCGGATCGCCGGCGGCACGGATGAAGTGTTGCGCAACATTATTGCCGAGCGAGTTCTCGGGCTGCCCCCCGAATTGCGGATCGACAAGACGGTCCCCTTCCGGGAACTTCCCACCGGACCGAAAAGCTGA
- a CDS encoding ion channel: MAENQIIETKDTNSFGVLLLAICVLIFLMPMAAVQHPQAEILRALIALVLLGGVFASTRRKGVLTVSVVLAVGASGTGWAADALNNQAVSVASYILALLNIIFVIVVVSRDVLQRSHITTDAVFGGLSVFLLIGLAFMILYGLVEYAKPGSFLIRGDMIAGSDSLTRNPASFVHFLYFSLITLSTVGYGDILAVHPLAQMLAATEGILGQLFIAVVVARLVGMQMMASQEASAEANE; encoded by the coding sequence ATGGCTGAAAATCAAATAATCGAGACAAAAGATACGAATTCGTTCGGAGTTCTACTTCTGGCGATTTGTGTGCTCATTTTCTTGATGCCCATGGCAGCGGTGCAGCATCCGCAGGCAGAGATTCTCCGTGCGTTGATTGCCTTGGTGTTGCTCGGTGGAGTTTTTGCGAGCACCCGGCGCAAAGGAGTCCTGACCGTCTCTGTGGTGCTCGCGGTTGGAGCTTCCGGGACAGGGTGGGCCGCAGACGCGCTCAACAACCAGGCAGTTTCGGTCGCTTCGTATATTCTTGCGCTGCTGAATATTATCTTCGTCATCGTTGTTGTATCTCGTGATGTCCTGCAGCGCTCGCATATCACGACAGACGCCGTCTTTGGCGGCTTGAGTGTCTTTCTGCTGATCGGTCTGGCGTTCATGATCCTCTACGGATTGGTGGAGTACGCGAAACCCGGTTCCTTTCTGATTCGAGGGGATATGATCGCAGGCAGTGATTCTCTGACTCGAAACCCGGCGTCCTTTGTCCACTTCCTCTATTTCAGTCTGATCACGCTCTCGACTGTCGGCTATGGAGATATTCTGGCTGTCCACCCGCTGGCGCAGATGTTGGCGGCAACCGAAGGGATTCTGGGACAGTTATTTATTGCCGTTGTCGTGGCTCGACTTGTCGGCATGCAAATGATGGCCTCTCAGGAGGCTTCTGCTGAGGCTAACGAATAG
- a CDS encoding tetratricopeptide repeat protein, with translation MALGIASCTAAKPDNPNLGPLAAEKYFLLGERLADEGRAHEAIDAYHAAIRAAPDFSMAYYDLGNQYAKLGRFEPAISAYKRAIQKDSTMIKAYNNLGLAYTANGEASKAIVVLRRATGMNPNYARAWNSLGSAYDANGDHSKAILTFKQAIEIDPGYGDAYNNLGVAYANLALFREAEDAYQRALRIRPDDINAIFNLGQLYAALGETGKAEEQLLILEPADPWKADALRKAISRGIPIR, from the coding sequence ATGGCCCTCGGAATCGCCTCATGTACTGCCGCAAAACCCGACAATCCGAATCTGGGCCCTCTGGCCGCCGAGAAATACTTTCTTCTGGGCGAAAGACTCGCCGATGAGGGCCGCGCCCATGAAGCGATCGATGCGTATCATGCGGCCATCCGCGCCGCTCCGGACTTCTCGATGGCCTACTACGATCTGGGAAATCAGTACGCGAAGCTCGGGCGCTTTGAACCAGCGATCTCGGCCTACAAAAGAGCCATCCAGAAAGACTCGACAATGATCAAGGCATACAACAATCTGGGCCTTGCTTATACCGCCAATGGCGAGGCCTCAAAAGCAATTGTTGTCTTGAGGCGCGCCACCGGCATGAACCCGAACTATGCGCGAGCCTGGAACAGCCTCGGCTCGGCTTACGATGCGAACGGAGATCATTCGAAGGCAATCCTGACCTTCAAGCAAGCGATCGAGATCGATCCGGGCTACGGCGATGCCTATAATAATTTGGGGGTCGCTTACGCGAATCTCGCGCTCTTTCGCGAAGCGGAAGATGCATACCAACGCGCCCTTCGGATCCGACCCGACGATATCAACGCAATTTTCAATCTGGGCCAGCTATATGCCGCCCTCGGAGAAACCGGCAAGGCCGAAGAGCAGCTGCTCATTCTGGAGCCTGCGGACCCCTGGAAAGCCGATGCTCTTCGCAAGGCAATCTCACGCGGCATACCTATTCGTTAG
- the ppk1 gene encoding polyphosphate kinase 1: protein MNPSKTENSKSIPETSTRPSGSGPNRELVLPEDPVGASLEGPSPPSLGSAELYLNRELTWLAFCWRVLAEAEDARNPLLERVKFLAIVSGNLDEFFMKRIGGLKQQLAAGVREPTVDGRTPGQQIEEAYAFIEKLDERRVALFEQLRRLLKQADVQLLRIRDLKEEQRLKMRDEYLRNVFPLVTPQAMDPAHPFPFVSNLSLNLLVTVRYPGDPATMMSRVKVPIGSGIPRWMRVDDQQTFVALEEVMAENLDILFPGMEVVACELFRVTRNANTELDEEEADDLLAMIETELRDRRFAPIVRLEVGSEMSLARRSMLAAELGLDADAEVRAVHRRFALIDLLEIAAIDRPDLRDPSHRPIDNVSLTPERNIFHVLRDAGGILLHHPYESFSTSVERFLLEAARDSKVRAIKMTLYRTSAETKVIDHLLEAVRNGKQVAVVVELKARFDEDANILWASRLEEMGIHVTYGVVGLKTHCKTILVVRQDHDGLRRYAHIGTGNYHSGTARVYSDLGLMTSDEEIGGDLTELFNYLTTGYKPRRKYKHLLVAPVSLKSALIEKIEREVDHLEQHRFAHIQMKMNALEDADITRALYRAARAGVRIDLLIRDTCRLRPKISGLTENVRVVSIVGQFLEHARLYYFANGNQPEYWIGSADCMKRNLESRVEVLVPVLEESLQLELRSYLDLQLEDREDAWEMMADGRYERLSALKGSGRKSSSQARLIELADKRRKAAGRLKKRKTRGIARRTLS from the coding sequence ATGAATCCTTCGAAAACAGAGAATTCCAAGTCAATTCCGGAGACGAGCACCCGGCCTTCGGGGTCCGGCCCGAACCGGGAACTGGTTTTGCCCGAGGATCCGGTAGGTGCATCTCTCGAGGGGCCGTCGCCGCCCTCGCTAGGTTCCGCCGAGCTCTATCTGAATCGCGAGTTGACGTGGCTCGCCTTCTGCTGGCGCGTTCTGGCCGAGGCGGAAGACGCACGGAACCCTCTGCTCGAACGTGTGAAGTTTCTCGCGATCGTGAGCGGAAACCTCGACGAGTTTTTCATGAAAAGGATCGGTGGTCTCAAGCAGCAGTTGGCTGCTGGCGTGCGGGAACCGACCGTCGATGGTCGAACACCTGGTCAGCAGATTGAGGAGGCCTATGCGTTCATCGAGAAATTGGACGAGCGGCGGGTGGCGCTCTTCGAGCAGCTCCGAAGACTCCTCAAACAGGCGGATGTTCAACTTCTGCGCATTCGCGACCTGAAAGAAGAGCAACGGCTCAAGATGCGAGACGAGTACCTGCGGAATGTTTTTCCTCTGGTGACACCGCAAGCGATGGACCCCGCGCACCCCTTTCCGTTCGTCTCGAACCTTTCGCTGAATCTCCTCGTGACAGTTCGTTATCCCGGGGACCCCGCCACGATGATGTCGCGGGTGAAGGTGCCGATCGGTTCCGGGATTCCTCGATGGATGAGGGTTGACGACCAGCAGACTTTCGTGGCTCTGGAAGAAGTCATGGCGGAGAACCTCGATATTCTTTTCCCGGGGATGGAAGTTGTTGCCTGCGAGCTTTTCCGTGTGACGAGAAATGCGAACACGGAACTCGATGAAGAAGAGGCCGACGACCTGCTCGCGATGATCGAGACCGAGTTGCGAGACCGTCGATTTGCGCCAATTGTACGCCTCGAGGTTGGGTCGGAGATGTCTCTTGCGCGTCGCTCGATGCTCGCAGCCGAACTGGGTCTCGATGCGGATGCCGAAGTGCGGGCGGTCCATCGTCGATTTGCCCTGATCGACCTTCTCGAGATCGCTGCGATTGATCGACCGGATTTGCGCGACCCGTCGCATCGACCGATCGACAACGTGTCGCTTACCCCGGAGCGAAATATCTTTCATGTTTTGCGAGATGCCGGTGGAATCCTTCTGCACCATCCCTACGAGTCCTTTTCGACTTCGGTGGAGCGATTTCTTCTCGAAGCGGCCCGAGATTCGAAGGTGCGCGCCATCAAGATGACGCTCTATCGTACCTCGGCCGAAACCAAAGTGATTGATCATCTGCTGGAGGCCGTTCGTAACGGGAAGCAGGTGGCTGTCGTGGTCGAACTGAAGGCTCGCTTTGACGAAGACGCGAATATTCTTTGGGCGAGTCGGCTTGAGGAGATGGGGATTCACGTGACCTACGGGGTGGTTGGTCTCAAAACCCATTGCAAGACGATTCTCGTGGTCCGTCAGGACCACGACGGATTACGGCGCTATGCTCATATCGGGACGGGCAATTATCATTCGGGGACGGCGCGAGTTTATTCCGATCTTGGCTTGATGACCTCCGATGAGGAAATTGGTGGCGACCTCACGGAACTCTTCAATTACCTGACGACTGGGTACAAGCCTCGTCGGAAATATAAACATCTTCTGGTCGCACCCGTTTCCCTGAAGTCTGCTTTGATCGAGAAGATCGAACGAGAGGTCGACCATCTCGAGCAGCATCGGTTTGCGCATATCCAGATGAAGATGAATGCGTTGGAAGATGCGGACATCACCCGAGCCCTGTATCGCGCTGCCCGGGCCGGCGTTCGTATCGACCTCTTGATTCGTGATACGTGTCGTCTGCGACCAAAGATTTCCGGTCTTACCGAAAACGTACGGGTGGTCAGTATTGTGGGGCAGTTTCTCGAGCATGCCCGACTCTATTATTTCGCAAACGGGAACCAGCCGGAATATTGGATTGGCTCTGCTGATTGCATGAAGAGAAATTTGGAAAGTCGAGTCGAGGTTCTGGTGCCCGTTCTCGAGGAGTCCCTTCAGCTCGAACTACGATCCTATCTCGACTTGCAATTGGAGGACCGTGAGGACGCATGGGAAATGATGGCGGACGGTCGCTACGAGCGGTTGTCGGCCTTGAAGGGGTCTGGGCGCAAGTCGAGCTCACAGGCGAGATTGATTGAACTCGCGGACAAGCGAAGGAAGGCCGCGGGACGGCTGAAGAAGCGTAAAACCAGGGGAATCGCGCGACGAACTCTTTCCTGA
- the mgtE gene encoding magnesium transporter, producing the protein MNAPPPQPQITEFLERRDLSGLREALSSWESPDIAVLVGELPADQRGLVFRILPRALAAETFECLDPEARRELVDTFAQDDLVRLLEDMAPDDRTALFEELPAVVSRALLAQLSSKERRVAAWLLGYPEDSIGRLMTPEYIRVRQDWTVERVLEHIRRHGQDRETLNVLYVVDDTGRLIDDLRIREILLSRPEASIEELCDHRYVALKATDDQETAIEVFREYDRVALPVTDSEGFLIGIVTVDDVLDVAEEEATEDIHKIGGSEALDEPYLVMSVRGLIKKRASWLVLLFLGELLTASALARFEGDLARAVVLALFIPLIISSGGNSGSQATTFVIRAMALGEVGLKDWWKVLWRELRSGVALGLILGVLGFLRVWLWAEVFGLYGEHAILIGITVGIALMGVVLVGTTAGSMLPFLMRRIGADPAAASAPFVATLVDVAGIVIYFTFASFLLAGTIL; encoded by the coding sequence ATGAACGCACCGCCACCGCAGCCTCAGATCACCGAATTTCTCGAAAGACGAGACCTCTCCGGGCTTCGCGAGGCGCTCTCCTCCTGGGAGTCCCCTGATATCGCCGTGCTGGTGGGCGAGTTGCCGGCTGACCAACGTGGTCTGGTGTTTCGTATTCTGCCGCGAGCACTCGCGGCTGAAACCTTCGAGTGTCTGGACCCTGAAGCCCGTCGGGAGCTTGTCGATACCTTTGCTCAAGACGATCTGGTCCGCCTGCTCGAGGATATGGCACCGGATGATCGGACCGCGCTTTTCGAGGAGTTGCCGGCCGTTGTCTCCCGCGCCCTGCTGGCCCAGCTTTCGAGCAAGGAGCGCCGGGTCGCGGCATGGCTTCTCGGATATCCCGAAGACTCGATCGGCCGTTTGATGACCCCTGAGTATATTCGAGTCCGGCAGGATTGGACGGTTGAGCGTGTGCTCGAACATATTCGACGTCACGGTCAGGATCGCGAAACTCTGAACGTTCTCTACGTTGTCGATGACACTGGTCGTTTGATTGACGATTTGCGCATTCGTGAAATTCTTCTGTCCCGTCCGGAGGCCAGTATCGAGGAGCTTTGCGACCACCGATATGTGGCGCTCAAGGCGACCGACGATCAGGAAACAGCGATCGAGGTATTTCGGGAATATGACCGGGTGGCTCTGCCCGTGACCGATAGTGAAGGGTTTCTGATCGGCATCGTCACCGTGGACGACGTTCTTGATGTTGCTGAAGAAGAGGCCACCGAGGATATTCATAAAATCGGGGGTTCCGAGGCTCTGGATGAGCCCTATCTGGTCATGTCCGTTCGGGGATTGATCAAAAAACGCGCAAGTTGGTTGGTCCTCCTCTTCCTTGGGGAGCTGCTGACCGCCAGCGCTCTGGCCCGCTTCGAGGGTGATCTGGCACGTGCGGTTGTGCTGGCGCTCTTCATCCCCCTGATTATTTCCAGCGGGGGCAACAGCGGCTCGCAGGCGACCACTTTCGTGATTCGAGCCATGGCGCTTGGCGAAGTGGGCCTCAAGGATTGGTGGAAGGTTCTCTGGCGGGAACTCCGTTCGGGCGTTGCTCTTGGTTTGATCCTCGGCGTCCTCGGCTTCCTGCGGGTTTGGCTCTGGGCAGAAGTTTTCGGGCTCTACGGGGAGCATGCGATTCTCATTGGAATTACCGTCGGCATCGCCCTGATGGGCGTTGTTCTGGTGGGGACGACCGCTGGCTCCATGTTGCCTTTTCTGATGCGCCGTATAGGTGCGGATCCGGCCGCAGCGTCAGCGCCTTTTGTGGCGACTCTGGTCGATGTGGCCGGGATCGTCATCTATTTCACATTTGCCTCCTTCCTTCTCGCCGGCACAATTCTCTGA